A stretch of Clostridium formicaceticum DNA encodes these proteins:
- a CDS encoding FadR/GntR family transcriptional regulator — MEKKKVNTSEIVYRAIEEKLFNKEWTSGMKIASENQLSQELGVSRMSVREAIEKMVALNVLTKRQGEGTFVNELSPSIYLNSLVPMLLLDKDNLLDVLEFREVIEADSARFCAERCDDSTIKILEECYQVMYDNNDTSEAFANADYQFHMEIAKASKNSLIIKVNSILTDIWKFQQNEINRYLGPERGVKEHKKILDAIKERDPELAALFMKRHVARTKNDILSIKEKEKK, encoded by the coding sequence TTGGAAAAGAAAAAAGTAAATACCAGCGAAATCGTTTACAGAGCTATTGAAGAAAAGCTATTTAATAAAGAATGGACCAGCGGCATGAAAATCGCCTCAGAGAACCAACTCTCTCAAGAATTAGGGGTTAGTAGAATGTCTGTACGGGAAGCAATTGAAAAAATGGTGGCTCTAAATGTTCTCACCAAGAGACAAGGGGAAGGAACCTTTGTCAATGAATTATCGCCTTCCATTTATCTAAACAGTCTTGTGCCAATGCTTCTTCTTGATAAGGATAACTTATTAGATGTATTGGAGTTTAGAGAAGTGATAGAAGCAGACAGTGCTAGATTTTGTGCAGAAAGATGTGACGATAGCACGATTAAAATATTGGAAGAATGTTACCAAGTTATGTATGACAACAATGATACATCCGAAGCTTTTGCAAACGCTGACTACCAGTTTCATATGGAGATTGCAAAAGCCAGCAAAAACTCTTTAATTATAAAAGTAAATAGTATTTTAACCGATATTTGGAAGTTTCAGCAAAATGAAATTAATCGATATCTAGGTCCGGAACGAGGTGTAAAAGAGCATAAAAAAATATTGGATGCTATTAAAGAAAGAGATCCTGAGCTAGCTGCACTTTTTATGAAACGTCACGTAGCAAGAACGAAAAACGACATCTTAAGTATTAAAGAGAAAGAAAAAAAATAA
- a CDS encoding TRAP transporter small permease produces the protein MEILKHIPKGLSTVNRYISYLFKIMIALGLTVMVGIVFYSVISRNYLNASIAWSEELSRIMFVWMVFNGAVLGLYYKEHLGLDIVINKLKPHQQLIFEIVSWILIIFVTRAMILGGHRIVATIKNARTPALGLPTYIKYLPVVVAGYAMILIAIENLFNSIIGLIEHFTKKKVGEE, from the coding sequence ATGGAAATATTAAAGCATATTCCAAAGGGCTTATCGACAGTGAATAGATACATCAGTTATTTGTTTAAAATAATGATTGCCCTAGGACTAACTGTAATGGTGGGGATCGTTTTTTACTCTGTCATTAGTCGTAACTATCTCAACGCATCTATTGCATGGTCAGAGGAATTATCTAGAATTATGTTTGTTTGGATGGTTTTTAATGGTGCAGTTTTAGGTTTATATTATAAAGAACATTTAGGATTAGATATTGTTATTAATAAGTTGAAGCCTCATCAACAACTGATCTTTGAAATTGTTTCATGGATTTTAATTATATTTGTAACCAGAGCCATGATTTTAGGGGGGCACAGAATTGTAGCCACCATCAAAAATGCTCGAACACCTGCGTTGGGTTTGCCAACCTACATCAAATATCTACCGGTAGTGGTGGCAGGATATGCCATGATTTTAATTGCTATAGAAAACTTATTTAACAGTATCATCGGGTTAATAGAGCATTTTACTAAGAAAAAAGTAGGGGAGGAATAA
- a CDS encoding TRAP transporter substrate-binding protein, translated as MKKMKKLVVVMLVLSLIVAMVGCSSAPSNGEQGEAGSVEQEKYVIRAGIGLNDQHPQYKGLEIFKEYIERESDGRVEVQLFHSSQLGDDIQMMEALQLGSQEVTCPSSAPITSIDKRFMIFDLPFLFPTEEVASDFVDGPLGQELLDGLEEHGLVGLAYWENGYRHLTNNVREVKTPEDMKGLKIRTMENQVHLDFFRALGANPTPMPFGELFTAMQQGVVDGQENPVPTIYLQNYPEVQKYTTLTGHVYSPFVLLMSKVFWDGLPADLQEIVQEAAFIARDEERRISREYTEELADGLREAGMTVTELTPEQQQMFQEATSSTVEKFKNEIGADYVEQVLAEIERLSNR; from the coding sequence ATGAAAAAAATGAAAAAGTTAGTTGTAGTGATGCTGGTCTTATCATTGATAGTAGCCATGGTAGGATGCAGCAGTGCTCCATCAAATGGTGAGCAAGGAGAAGCTGGCAGTGTAGAACAAGAAAAGTATGTCATCCGCGCAGGAATTGGTCTTAACGATCAGCATCCACAGTACAAGGGCTTAGAAATATTTAAAGAGTACATTGAAAGAGAAAGTGATGGAAGAGTTGAAGTTCAATTATTCCACAGTAGTCAATTAGGGGACGATATTCAAATGATGGAGGCATTACAGCTAGGAAGCCAAGAAGTTACATGTCCTTCCTCTGCACCTATTACTTCTATCGATAAAAGATTTATGATCTTCGATCTACCATTCTTATTCCCAACAGAAGAAGTAGCTTCAGATTTTGTTGATGGACCTCTTGGACAAGAATTATTAGATGGATTAGAAGAACATGGATTAGTAGGTTTAGCTTATTGGGAAAATGGATACCGTCATTTAACCAATAACGTAAGAGAAGTAAAAACACCTGAAGATATGAAGGGCTTGAAAATTAGAACAATGGAAAATCAAGTACATTTAGACTTCTTTAGAGCGCTAGGTGCAAACCCAACACCAATGCCTTTTGGTGAATTATTTACAGCAATGCAGCAAGGTGTTGTAGATGGACAAGAGAATCCAGTACCAACAATTTATCTACAAAATTATCCTGAAGTACAAAAATATACAACATTAACAGGTCATGTTTATAGTCCCTTCGTATTATTGATGAGTAAAGTATTCTGGGATGGTCTTCCAGCAGATTTACAAGAGATTGTACAAGAAGCTGCCTTCATAGCTAGAGACGAAGAAAGAAGAATCAGCCGTGAGTACACAGAAGAATTAGCTGATGGATTAAGGGAAGCAGGAATGACTGTAACAGAATTGACACCAGAACAACAACAAATGTTCCAAGAAGCTACAAGTTCTACTGTTGAAAAGTTTAAAAATGAAATTGGAGCAGATTATGTAGAGCAAGTATTAGCAGAAATTGAACGTTTATCAAATAGATAA
- a CDS encoding iron-containing alcohol dehydrogenase family protein — translation MKSVTVKFPNYAIQENVLFSVGNVLKDYGKRVLVVGGKTALQKTTEQLRKSFANSNIHVIDFLWYGGECTFHNIDSIAERAKAEKADMIVGVGGGKAIDTAKGAAEKAGLLSFTIPTIAATCAATTPLSIVYTEKGDFEALFHLSQPPVHIFMDSGVIADAPAKYLWAGIGDTIAKYYEVGITTRGKTLSHSAMMGKEISIMCVEPLIQYGKKALLDSENKVASYELEQIILNNIISTGIVAMLVGDENNGAIAHGLFYGLTLLEEIEKHHLHGEVVAYGVLVLLAVDHQEEELDKLISFYKEVKLPTSLGDIDVKNDRNYLEAVLEKAIDAPDMKKTPYPVSKDMLFEAIQRLEGKKA, via the coding sequence ATGAAAAGTGTAACAGTGAAGTTTCCAAACTATGCCATTCAGGAAAACGTTCTATTTTCAGTAGGAAATGTATTAAAAGATTACGGAAAGCGTGTATTGGTGGTAGGAGGAAAAACAGCATTACAAAAAACCACAGAGCAGTTAAGGAAATCCTTTGCAAATAGCAATATACATGTTATCGATTTCCTGTGGTATGGTGGGGAATGTACCTTTCATAACATTGACAGTATTGCTGAAAGGGCAAAGGCAGAAAAAGCAGATATGATTGTGGGCGTAGGTGGAGGAAAAGCAATTGATACAGCAAAAGGTGCTGCAGAAAAAGCAGGCCTTTTATCCTTCACCATACCAACGATTGCTGCAACTTGTGCTGCCACCACGCCTTTATCGATTGTATATACAGAGAAAGGTGACTTTGAAGCTTTGTTTCATCTAAGCCAACCGCCAGTACATATTTTTATGGATAGTGGGGTAATTGCAGATGCCCCTGCTAAGTATCTATGGGCCGGTATTGGGGATACAATAGCAAAATATTATGAAGTAGGTATTACTACAAGAGGGAAAACCTTGTCCCATAGTGCAATGATGGGAAAAGAAATCAGTATTATGTGTGTAGAACCATTGATTCAGTATGGAAAAAAAGCATTGTTGGATAGTGAAAATAAAGTAGCATCCTATGAACTAGAACAAATTATTCTAAATAATATTATCAGCACAGGAATTGTAGCCATGCTGGTGGGGGATGAGAATAATGGTGCTATTGCCCATGGTTTGTTTTATGGACTCACCTTATTAGAGGAGATAGAAAAACATCATCTTCATGGAGAGGTTGTGGCTTATGGAGTTTTAGTGTTGTTGGCAGTAGATCATCAGGAAGAGGAATTAGATAAGCTGATTTCCTTCTATAAAGAAGTAAAATTACCTACCTCTTTAGGAGATATTGATGTGAAAAATGATAGAAACTATCTAGAGGCTGTCTTGGAAAAGGCGATAGATGCTCCTGACATGAAAAAAACGCCTTATCCAGTAAGCAAAGATATGTTGTTTGAGGCCATACAAAGATTAGAAGGAAAAAAAGCTTAA